A stretch of the Corylus avellana chromosome ca6, CavTom2PMs-1.0 genome encodes the following:
- the LOC132184208 gene encoding protein ALP1-like, producing the protein MNDTNNARKRQRKDDDGDSDADKQPDKKKDLKGILTSLLLFEEQEKRDQEELDRASKEEKQLFESSHKNKTKAMVEYYSNLQDYYTEAEEVERGKRKKSRLVAGAVAVAVADSASDGLEKIDKTEKRGSNSGHHRRLWVKDRSKAWWDECNSPEYPEEEFKKAFRMGRATFDMICEELNSVIAKEDTTLRNAIPVSQRVAVCLWRLATGDPLRLVSKRFGLGISTCHKLVLEVCSAIRTVLMPKYLQWPDDNALRKIKDEFESISGIPNVVGSMYTTHIPIIAPKISVAAYFNRRHTERNQKTSYSITVQGVVDPRGAFTDVCIGWPGSMPDDQVLEKSALHQRASGGLLKGVWIVGSSGYPLMDWVLVPYTHPNLTWPQNAFNEKIGEIQRVAKDAFGRLKGRWCCLQKRTEVKLQDLPVVLGACCVLHNICELMNEDMDPALQFELVDDEMVPEAPLRSVSSMKARDAIAHNILHHGIGGTRFV; encoded by the coding sequence ATGAATGATACCAACAACGCCAGGAAGCGGCAGAGAAAAGATGACGACGGGGACAGTGACGCCGATAAACAACCCGACAAGAAGAAGGATTTGAAGGGTATTCTTACCTCCTTGTTGTTGTTTGAGGAGCAAGAAAAGCGGGACCAGGAAGAGCTCGACAGGGCATCCAAGGAGGAGAAGCAGTTGTTCGAGTCAAGCCATAAGAATAAGACCAAGGCCATGGTTGAGTATTACTCCAATCTACAAGACTATTACACCGAAGCCGAGGAAGTAGAGCGGGGCAAGAGGAAGAAGTCCCGGCTCGTGGCCGGTGCGGTGGCCGTGGCTGTCGCGGACTCTGCCTCCGATGGGCTTGAGAAGATCGATAAAACAGAGAAGCGTGGAAGTAACAGCGGTCATCACCGGAGATTGTGGGTCAAGGACAGATCGAAAGCTTGGTGGGACGAGTGCAACAGCCCGGAATATCCCGAGGAAGAGTTCAAGAAAGCCTTCAGAATGGGGAGGGCGACATTCGATATGATTTGCGAGGAGCTCAATTCGGTCATCGCCAAAGAGGACACGACTCTCCGCAACGCGATTCCGGTTTCCCAAAGGGTGGCCGTGTGTTTGTGGAGGCTGGCCACCGGCGACCCACTTCGCCTCGTCTCCAAACGCTTCGGCTTGGGCATATCCACCTGCCACAAGCTGGTTCTCGAGGTTTGTTCCGCAATTCGGACGGTGCTGATGCCTAAATACTTGCAGTGGCCGGACGACAACGCGTTGAGGAAGATCAAAGACGAATTTGAATCCATTTCGGGAATACCCAATGTGGTGGGGTCTATGTATACCACGCACATACCCATCATTGCGCCCAAGATCAGCGTGGCGGCTTATTTCAACAGGCGCCACACGGAGCGGAACCAGAAGACGTCATACTCGATCACGGTTCAAGGAGTTGTCGACCCAAGAGGAGCGTTCACGGATGTGTGTATTGGTTGGCCTGGGTCGATGCCTGACGACCAGGTGCTTGAGAAATCTGCGCTTCACCAAAGGGCCAGCGGCGGGCTTCTTAAGGGCGTGTGGATTGTTGGGAGCTCAGGGTACCCTTTGATGGACTGGGTTTTGGTGCCTTACACGCATCCCAATCTGACTTGGCCGCAGAATGCGTTCAATGAGAAGATTGGGGAGATCCAAAGGGTCGCCAAGGACGCGTTTGGGAGATTGAAAGGTCGGTGGTGTTGCTTGCAAAAGAGGACCGAGGTGAAACTTCAGGACTTGCCTGTGGTGCTCGGAGCCTGTTGCGTTTTGCACAATAtctgtgaattgatgaatgaagATATGGACCCAGCTCTGCAGTTTGAGCTTGTTGATGATGAGATGGTCCCCGAGGCTCCTTTGAGGTCGGTAAGCTCCATGAAGGCTAGGGATGCCATTGCTCATAATATTTTGCACCATGGAATCGGTGGCACTCGTTTTGTGTAG